The following proteins come from a genomic window of Bacteroidales bacterium:
- a CDS encoding phosphoglycerate mutase family protein, with product MTRFYFFLLFIFISFQTFAGSKIYLIRHATVDIEKPGWCSAKRAKAYKEAYNLALIQMFDPKPVLDKIDRPDEIDTVFCSPQFRAIQTADVLFDAQVIRRIDTNLMEFDYPVSRIPLIRMPLKVWLATSLVSWMIGKSIPKKPSYRQRKSDLKIFVDELIDYAEKHGQTVVIAHGMLNRELIRILKKRGWEFENKDGLGNLSVNCLVK from the coding sequence ATGACTAGATTTTACTTTTTTCTACTTTTCATTTTTATTTCATTTCAGACCTTTGCAGGCTCAAAAATATATCTTATCAGGCATGCCACTGTCGATATTGAAAAGCCCGGATGGTGCAGTGCAAAGAGGGCAAAGGCTTATAAAGAAGCATATAATCTTGCTCTTATTCAAATGTTCGATCCTAAGCCGGTACTCGATAAAATTGATCGCCCAGACGAAATTGATACCGTATTTTGTAGTCCGCAATTCCGTGCTATCCAAACCGCTGATGTCCTTTTTGATGCGCAAGTGATTAGAAGAATTGATACAAATCTAATGGAGTTTGATTATCCTGTGAGCCGGATTCCACTGATACGAATGCCACTAAAAGTTTGGCTTGCTACATCTCTAGTCTCATGGATGATAGGAAAAAGTATACCTAAAAAACCAAGCTACCGCCAGCGGAAGAGTGATCTTAAAATCTTTGTTGATGAGCTAATAGACTATGCTGAGAAACATGGCCAAACTGTTGTTATTGCCCACGGAATGCTTAATCGTGAGTTGATTCGAATCCTCAAGAAAAGAGGTTGGGAGTTTGAAAATAAGGATGGATTAGGAAATTTATCTGTAAATTGCCTAGTGAAATAA